One window from the genome of Haladaptatus paucihalophilus DX253 encodes:
- a CDS encoding cupin domain-containing protein produces MKRTTTKTADWFDVLLETERAQAASMVLSPGQSTGGPDNRHEGSEQWLFVASGEGEAIVEGETVHLSAGDLVCIEERETHEITNTGDEPLETLNLYVPPEY; encoded by the coding sequence GTGAAGCGAACGACCACGAAAACGGCGGACTGGTTCGACGTACTGCTGGAAACCGAGCGAGCACAAGCCGCCTCCATGGTGCTGTCACCGGGACAATCGACCGGCGGCCCGGACAACCGCCACGAGGGGAGCGAGCAGTGGCTGTTCGTCGCGTCGGGAGAGGGCGAAGCAATCGTCGAGGGCGAGACGGTCCACCTCTCGGCGGGCGACCTCGTGTGCATCGAGGAGCGCGAGACGCACGAAATCACGAACACGGGCGATGAGCCGCTCGAAACGCTCAACCTCTACGTGCCGCCCGAATACTGA
- a CDS encoding right-handed parallel beta-helix repeat-containing protein, whose protein sequence is MPDIPRRRVLGGTAGLAFALTGWGADDGRATDTRDERRTRAVADSVVTTTDELESTFENLSPGETILITAKNAPYRTTGWLDIDVDDVTVVGPGVRTLIKPAADANAGGFRVGHHRHCSNVTIRGIGFDGNPDEQSVFTKLCHGIVVKDAETVTVARNYVTRTHPYREHGTGGSGISVEPASRNVRIVGNRIHDIGDRGIQVGGTRVVVSGNVLTNGLDRSISCDVWRKGRHRQGKNVAVVGNVMGNNPEGSLVGIGGDDLTDGGGYVVIADNLGFGHHKSFCHLGFGGTVRDVRIDGNVSVQERRDDFSGISLDIDRADHITAVDNDLYGYGGRGINVADGISDFVVARNRIRNVASDGIRIAGSEDGLVARNTISDTGRTGIILENARFVTVEGNRLRDLERVGILSAGGETNHEISDNHVRGFAAGEGHEAGLLIRSTGNIVRRNRIYRSGAPAIVEGDGGTDNCYDGNWSDVRNPWHIGSAKSMVRDHTPAFDVHRGVSVDESGRATVKFEKPYAHRPKLSFGRVGGGIRGVTYRTTADGHFDAVRLTVNEPNSKLDLFVESV, encoded by the coding sequence ATGCCCGACATTCCACGACGGCGGGTGCTGGGGGGAACTGCTGGGCTGGCGTTCGCGCTCACGGGGTGGGGAGCGGACGACGGCCGTGCGACCGACACGCGGGACGAGCGACGGACGCGAGCGGTGGCCGATTCCGTCGTCACGACAACCGACGAACTCGAATCGACGTTCGAGAACCTCTCGCCCGGCGAGACGATTCTCATCACGGCGAAGAACGCGCCGTACCGGACGACCGGATGGCTCGACATCGACGTGGACGACGTGACCGTCGTCGGTCCCGGCGTTCGGACGCTGATAAAACCGGCGGCGGACGCCAACGCGGGCGGCTTTCGCGTCGGTCATCACCGCCACTGTTCGAACGTCACGATTCGCGGCATCGGCTTCGACGGGAATCCCGACGAACAGAGCGTCTTCACGAAGCTGTGTCACGGCATCGTGGTGAAGGACGCGGAGACCGTCACGGTAGCGAGAAACTACGTGACCCGGACGCATCCGTACCGCGAACACGGCACCGGCGGGAGCGGCATCAGCGTGGAACCGGCCAGCCGGAACGTCCGCATCGTCGGCAACCGAATTCACGACATCGGCGACAGGGGGATTCAGGTCGGGGGCACGCGCGTCGTCGTCTCCGGGAACGTCCTCACGAACGGGCTCGACCGCTCCATCTCCTGTGACGTGTGGCGGAAGGGTCGCCATCGACAGGGAAAAAACGTCGCCGTCGTCGGCAACGTGATGGGGAACAACCCGGAGGGAAGTCTGGTCGGCATCGGCGGGGACGATTTGACAGACGGCGGGGGCTACGTCGTCATCGCCGACAACCTCGGGTTCGGCCACCACAAATCGTTCTGCCACCTCGGGTTCGGGGGAACCGTTCGGGACGTTCGAATCGACGGGAACGTCAGCGTGCAAGAGCGACGCGACGACTTCTCGGGCATCTCGCTCGACATCGACCGCGCGGACCACATCACCGCGGTGGACAACGACCTGTACGGCTACGGCGGCCGCGGCATCAACGTCGCCGACGGAATCTCGGATTTCGTCGTCGCCCGAAATCGCATCCGGAACGTGGCGAGCGACGGCATCAGAATCGCCGGGAGCGAGGACGGTCTCGTCGCGCGAAACACGATTTCCGACACCGGCAGAACTGGAATCATCCTCGAAAACGCGCGGTTCGTCACGGTCGAAGGGAACCGCCTCCGAGACCTCGAACGCGTCGGAATCCTCTCGGCGGGGGGTGAGACGAACCACGAGATCAGCGACAACCACGTCCGCGGCTTCGCCGCCGGAGAGGGACACGAAGCCGGACTGTTGATTCGTAGCACCGGAAACATCGTCCGGCGCAACCGAATCTACCGGAGCGGCGCTCCGGCGATCGTGGAGGGTGACGGCGGGACGGACAACTGCTACGACGGGAACTGGTCGGACGTTCGAAACCCGTGGCACATCGGGAGCGCGAAATCGATGGTGCGCGACCACACCCCCGCGTTCGACGTGCACCGCGGCGTGTCCGTCGATGAGTCAGGTCGCGCGACGGTGAAATTCGAGAAACCCTACGCACACCGTCCGAAACTCTCGTTCGGGCGCGTCGGCGGCGGGATTCGCGGCGTCACCTACCGAACCACGGCGGACGGCCACTTCGACGCGGTTCGGCTCACCGTGAACGAGCCGAATTCGAAGCTGGACCTGTTCGTCGAGTCGGTGTGA